From a region of the Nodosilinea sp. PGN35 genome:
- a CDS encoding TIGR02450 family Trp-rich protein, protein MPRKQKYPHLLGSKWTARQKTEGWRHFQVTNRKQEGQWVFAELVASCDPTVRLWVNAKQLKNRSLWQPGWQPLNAIAPKPEVDEFWLN, encoded by the coding sequence ATGCCCCGCAAGCAGAAGTATCCCCACCTCCTCGGCTCTAAATGGACGGCCCGCCAAAAAACCGAAGGCTGGCGACATTTTCAGGTGACCAACCGCAAGCAGGAGGGCCAGTGGGTGTTTGCGGAACTGGTGGCCTCCTGCGACCCCACGGTGCGGCTGTGGGTCAATGCCAAACAGCTCAAGAATCGCTCCCTGTGGCAGCCCGGTTGGCAGCCGCTCAATGCCATAGCACCGAAGCCAGAGGTCGATGAATTCTGGTTAAACTAG
- a CDS encoding MSMEG_0567/Sll0786 family nitrogen starvation N-acetyltransferase has product MALHRYSFELAKTPADIQGYFALRQAIFCDEQGLFERDDADDLDGLSHPIVAIDHEASPDNRIVGVVRIYEKSPRLWYGGRLGVHPNYRRVGRIGKGLIHKAVTTANTWGCDRFLATVQEQNVRFFQRLHWDSLEEIVLCDRPHHLMEADLAHYPPGDEVRPALAGLLQQVS; this is encoded by the coding sequence ATGGCACTCCATCGCTACAGCTTTGAACTGGCCAAAACACCCGCCGACATCCAGGGCTACTTTGCTCTGCGTCAGGCGATTTTCTGTGACGAGCAGGGCCTCTTTGAGCGCGACGACGCTGACGATCTAGACGGACTTTCTCACCCAATTGTCGCCATTGACCACGAAGCCTCCCCAGATAACCGCATTGTCGGCGTCGTTCGCATCTACGAAAAATCGCCCCGCCTCTGGTACGGCGGTCGCCTCGGCGTTCACCCCAACTATCGCCGCGTGGGCCGCATCGGCAAAGGGCTGATCCACAAGGCCGTGACCACCGCCAACACCTGGGGCTGCGATCGCTTCCTCGCCACCGTGCAGGAGCAAAACGTCCGCTTCTTCCAGCGCCTCCACTGGGACTCCCTGGAGGAGATCGTGCTGTGCGATCGCCCCCACCACCTGATGGAAGCTGACCTGGCTCACTACCCACCGGGGGACGAAGTGCGCCCCGCCCTGGCAGGCCTGCTGCAACAGGTGTCGTAG
- a CDS encoding Nit6803 family nitrilase, with product MDYTKTVRAAAAQISPVLFSRDGTTEKVLETIAEAAQTGVQLIVFPETFIPYYPYFSFVQPPVLMGKAHMQLYDEAVAVPGPVTDAVSRAARSYGMVVVLGVNERDGGSLYNTQLIFDADGTLVLKRRKITPTYHERMVWGQGDGAGLKVIETAAGRVGALACWEHYNPLARYALMTQHEQIHCGQFPGSMVGQIFGDQMEVTMRHHALESGCFVVNATGWLTPEQKQQITADENLHRVLSGGCYTAIISPEGVPLTEPITEGEGLAIADLDFSLITKRKRMMDSVGHYARPDLLRLGVNAEPWSVVETPSTPSAQGAVQDPSEEESVQPSPNGVKLTA from the coding sequence ATGGACTACACCAAAACCGTCCGCGCCGCCGCTGCCCAGATCAGCCCCGTGCTGTTCAGCCGCGACGGCACCACCGAAAAGGTGCTGGAGACCATCGCCGAGGCCGCCCAGACCGGTGTTCAGCTGATTGTCTTTCCCGAAACCTTCATTCCCTACTACCCCTACTTTTCGTTTGTGCAGCCCCCGGTGCTGATGGGCAAAGCGCACATGCAGCTCTACGACGAGGCGGTGGCGGTGCCGGGGCCGGTGACCGATGCGGTGAGTCGGGCGGCGCGCTCCTACGGCATGGTGGTGGTGCTGGGGGTGAACGAGCGCGACGGCGGTTCCCTCTACAACACCCAGCTGATTTTCGACGCCGACGGCACCCTGGTGCTGAAGCGGCGCAAGATCACCCCCACTTACCACGAGCGGATGGTGTGGGGCCAGGGCGACGGGGCCGGGCTCAAGGTGATCGAAACAGCGGCGGGACGGGTGGGCGCTCTGGCCTGCTGGGAGCACTACAATCCCCTAGCCCGCTACGCCCTGATGACCCAGCACGAGCAGATTCACTGCGGGCAGTTTCCAGGCTCGATGGTGGGGCAGATCTTTGGCGACCAGATGGAGGTGACCATGCGCCACCATGCCCTGGAGTCGGGCTGCTTTGTGGTAAATGCCACCGGCTGGCTGACCCCGGAACAAAAGCAGCAGATCACCGCCGATGAGAACCTGCACCGGGTGCTGTCGGGGGGGTGCTACACCGCCATCATCAGCCCGGAGGGGGTGCCGCTGACCGAGCCGATTACCGAGGGGGAGGGGCTGGCGATCGCCGACCTGGACTTCTCGCTGATCACCAAGCGCAAGCGGATGATGGACTCGGTGGGCCACTACGCCCGCCCCGACCTGCTGCGCCTGGGGGTGAACGCCGAGCCCTGGTCGGTGGTGGAAACGCCCAGCACTCCCTCGGCCCAGGGAGCAGTTCAGGATCCCTCCGAAGAGGAATCGGTGCAACCCTCCCCCAACGGGGTCAAACTCACCGCCTAG
- a CDS encoding MSMEG_0568 family radical SAM protein, which translates to MNKQRLITELQSHGLRVVDSTPGAAGRRGGAGPSDHRAITIDGTTVMVPVYTDSAARSPYTLRATAASPLHLEALGEAIAPIDVPNAPKFYGLTTADGIPYSKIALLHGRDVLATTVQQTCMRYRDPATACQFCAIEKSLDAGRTIARKTPQQLAEVAEAAVRLDGVTNMIMTTGTPNTSDRGAAYLSECAAAIRQRVPHLPIQAQCEPPDDFAWFDRMKAAGIDSLGMHLEAVDPEVRARIMPGKAEVPLTVYFDAFAAAVKVFGWGQVSTYLLAGLGDSLETLVEASDRLIQLGVYPFVVPFVPIGETPLAHHPAPSSEFMFALYQRVGALLKQSGMASADMKAGCAKCGACSALSTFER; encoded by the coding sequence ATGAACAAACAACGGCTGATCACAGAATTGCAGAGCCACGGGCTGCGGGTGGTGGATTCAACCCCCGGCGCGGCGGGCAGGCGAGGCGGCGCAGGCCCCTCCGACCACCGGGCGATCACCATCGACGGCACCACGGTGATGGTGCCGGTCTACACCGACAGCGCCGCCCGCTCTCCCTACACCCTCAGAGCCACGGCAGCCAGCCCCCTGCATCTGGAGGCTTTGGGGGAAGCGATCGCCCCCATCGACGTGCCCAACGCGCCCAAGTTCTACGGCCTCACCACCGCTGACGGCATTCCCTACTCAAAAATTGCTCTGCTCCACGGGCGCGACGTGCTGGCCACCACGGTGCAGCAGACCTGCATGCGCTACCGCGACCCGGCCACCGCCTGCCAGTTCTGCGCCATCGAAAAATCCCTCGATGCGGGCCGCACGATCGCCCGCAAGACCCCCCAGCAACTGGCGGAAGTGGCCGAAGCGGCGGTGCGGCTCGACGGGGTGACGAACATGATTATGACCACGGGCACGCCGAACACGAGCGATCGCGGTGCCGCCTACCTGAGCGAGTGCGCCGCCGCCATTCGCCAGCGAGTGCCCCATCTGCCCATCCAGGCCCAGTGCGAGCCGCCGGACGACTTCGCCTGGTTCGATCGCATGAAAGCGGCGGGCATCGACAGCCTGGGCATGCACCTGGAGGCGGTGGATCCGGAAGTGCGGGCCAGAATCATGCCGGGTAAGGCGGAGGTTCCCCTCACGGTCTACTTTGATGCCTTTGCGGCGGCGGTGAAAGTCTTCGGCTGGGGCCAGGTGAGCACCTACCTGCTGGCGGGCCTGGGCGACAGCTTAGAAACCCTGGTAGAGGCGAGCGATCGCCTGATTCAGCTGGGTGTCTACCCCTTTGTGGTGCCCTTCGTGCCCATCGGCGAAACCCCGCTGGCCCACCACCCTGCCCCCAGCAGCGAGTTTATGTTTGCCCTCTACCAGCGGGTGGGGGCGCTGCTGAAGCAGTCGGGCATGGCCTCGGCGGATATGAAAGCGGGCTGCGCCAAATGCGGGGCCTGCTCGGCGCTGTCGACGTTTGAGAGGTGA
- a CDS encoding sll0787 family AIR synthase-like protein, with protein MTDEVRLWELAAELRRSLGILHKRDIQTAADRLGNYVQSSDQKPILLGDDCAAIPDGDGYLLLAAEGIWPTLVETDPWFAGWCAVMVNVSDICAMGGRAIAVVDTLWSPSPAAAEPLWQGMVAASQAFNVPIVGGHTSCHSPYAALSVAILGRANRLITSFGAQPGDVLLHVVDMQGKMHPKYPFWNAATEADRDRLRAHLDLLPQLAEAGLCDTGKDISMGGIVGTTLMLLETSGVGAVLDLGAIAPPLGIDLLPWLLSFPSYGYLLSVRPEAVEKIQPQFHSRELVCNPVGTITKGQTLTLKLGDAALCFWDFASESLTGFGGKICEV; from the coding sequence ATGACAGACGAGGTAAGACTTTGGGAACTGGCGGCTGAACTGCGGCGATCGCTCGGCATTCTCCACAAGCGCGACATTCAGACCGCCGCCGATCGCCTGGGCAACTATGTCCAATCCAGCGACCAAAAGCCCATCCTGCTGGGGGACGACTGCGCGGCTATCCCCGACGGCGATGGCTACCTGCTGCTGGCCGCCGAGGGCATCTGGCCCACCCTGGTTGAAACTGACCCCTGGTTTGCCGGGTGGTGCGCCGTCATGGTCAACGTCAGCGATATCTGCGCCATGGGGGGGCGGGCGATCGCCGTGGTCGATACCCTCTGGAGCCCGTCGCCCGCAGCCGCCGAACCCCTCTGGCAGGGCATGGTCGCCGCCTCTCAAGCCTTCAACGTGCCCATCGTCGGTGGCCACACCAGCTGCCACAGCCCCTACGCGGCGCTCTCAGTCGCCATTCTGGGTCGGGCCAACCGGCTGATCACCAGCTTTGGCGCTCAGCCGGGGGATGTGCTGCTACATGTGGTGGACATGCAGGGCAAAATGCACCCGAAATATCCCTTCTGGAATGCGGCCACGGAGGCGGATCGCGATCGCCTCCGCGCCCACCTGGATCTGCTGCCCCAGCTCGCCGAAGCGGGCCTCTGCGACACCGGCAAAGACATCAGCATGGGCGGCATTGTCGGCACCACATTAATGCTGCTGGAGACCTCTGGCGTGGGGGCGGTGCTGGATCTGGGGGCGATCGCGCCTCCCCTCGGCATCGACCTGCTGCCCTGGTTGCTTAGCTTTCCCAGCTACGGCTACCTGCTCAGCGTGCGCCCCGAAGCTGTAGAAAAAATACAGCCCCAGTTCCACAGCCGAGAACTGGTGTGTAACCCCGTAGGCACCATCACCAAGGGCCAAACCCTCACATTAAAGCTAGGTGATGCTGCCCTTTGCTTTTGGGACTTTGCTAGCGAATCCCTCACCGGATTTGGCGGCAAGATCTGCGAGGTCTAA
- a CDS encoding MSMEG_0565 family glycosyltransferase, whose amino-acid sequence MAKPLKIALLTYSTKLRGSVVHTLELATALTELGHKVCIYALDKDGQGFERAIPAKVKLVPAQPPPSGPSPDAATDALIRQRIQEFVDYFLAYPAETYDIYHAQDCIGANALVQLKQMGRVANVVRTVHHIEDYASIYLQQCQDKSIRDPDLCLCVSDRWHQALLHEYGIEAPRVLNGVDLRRFSPTRSGQEDALKARYDLRGSPIFLTVGGIEPRKNSIRLLEAFAQVLATHPQAQLVIAGGATLFDYEPYRQEFFALAENLAPQHGPLIGKSVILPGVIADDHLPALYRTADVFCFPSTKEGWGLVVLEAIASGLPVITANQPPFTEFLSPNQALLVNPESADAIAAAMLAALNPEGANQLVQHSQAVLNNYTWNKSASLHIAHYQTLI is encoded by the coding sequence ATGGCTAAACCTCTCAAAATTGCTCTGCTGACCTACTCCACCAAACTGCGGGGCAGCGTAGTGCACACCCTGGAGCTAGCCACCGCCCTCACCGAGCTAGGCCATAAGGTCTGTATCTATGCCCTGGATAAAGATGGCCAGGGCTTTGAGCGGGCGATTCCAGCTAAGGTGAAACTGGTGCCTGCCCAGCCGCCGCCGTCGGGGCCTTCTCCTGACGCAGCTACCGACGCACTGATTCGCCAGCGCATTCAAGAATTTGTCGATTACTTTTTAGCTTACCCCGCAGAAACCTACGATATCTACCACGCCCAGGACTGCATTGGAGCCAACGCCCTGGTGCAGCTCAAGCAAATGGGGCGAGTGGCCAACGTTGTCAGAACCGTCCACCACATCGAAGATTACGCCAGCATCTACCTACAGCAGTGCCAGGATAAGTCGATTCGGGATCCTGACCTGTGCTTATGCGTGAGCGATCGCTGGCACCAAGCCCTGCTTCACGAATACGGTATCGAAGCCCCCAGAGTGCTCAACGGCGTCGATCTGCGGCGTTTCTCCCCAACCCGTTCAGGTCAAGAAGATGCCCTCAAAGCTCGCTACGACCTCAGGGGTTCGCCTATTTTTCTGACTGTGGGCGGCATTGAACCGCGTAAAAATTCCATTCGCCTGCTAGAAGCCTTTGCCCAGGTGCTTGCCACCCACCCCCAGGCGCAGCTGGTCATTGCCGGTGGAGCCACCCTGTTTGACTACGAGCCCTACCGGCAAGAATTTTTCGCCCTAGCTGAAAACCTAGCGCCGCAGCACGGGCCGCTGATCGGTAAATCGGTAATTTTGCCGGGGGTAATTGCCGACGACCACCTGCCCGCCCTCTACCGCACCGCCGATGTATTTTGCTTTCCGTCAACCAAGGAGGGATGGGGCCTGGTGGTGCTGGAGGCGATCGCCTCGGGCCTCCCTGTCATCACCGCCAACCAGCCGCCGTTTACCGAATTTCTCAGCCCAAACCAGGCATTGTTAGTCAACCCTGAGTCGGCAGATGCGATCGCCGCCGCCATGCTGGCAGCACTAAATCCTGAAGGGGCTAATCAGCTCGTTCAGCACAGCCAGGCGGTGCTGAACAACTACACCTGGAACAAATCGGCCAGCCTGCACATCGCCCACTACCAAACCTTGATTTAG
- a CDS encoding phenylalanine--tRNA ligase subunit alpha has protein sequence MLDLLQLTGKQRQFVDLLQRQQSVASLRSLCAEAGFDFNFINGFLLSGALDGYVQWQEHTQQTWVLTAKGEDVNGVLPGFPLAERLLQGMGDGGAFPRGNRAALQAELGSGFSLNYGALRREQAVDLADGDGEGVVTVLRPSVLAAYQQRQAVFRAIAAGEPLDRGGTASLEWLQQQGYIASRVELDYGLTVLPALQALDLGEVVTTLTSELILSGQWRQVDLKPYDIRAEVPDVAYGRPTILTQCIQRIRDIFLNMGFDEMSGYLVESAFWNFDALFTPQDHPAREVQDTFYLANPQTLPLPSDRALVRGVRQVHEANYGGNWTEAEASRAILRAHTTTSTARRLHQLQGKDGKYFSIDRVFRNETVDRTHLAEFHQIEGVVVGELLSVRTLMGYLTYFYERLGFKDLKFKPTYNPYTEPSLEVFAYHPPSDRYIEVGNSGLFRQEMLAPLGCGEKATVAWGLGLERIAMLLYGVEKLSDLIGPDIQL, from the coding sequence ATGCTCGACCTGCTTCAGCTCACCGGCAAGCAGCGGCAGTTTGTAGACCTGTTGCAGCGTCAGCAGTCGGTGGCAAGTTTGCGATCGCTCTGTGCCGAGGCCGGGTTTGACTTTAACTTTATCAACGGCTTTTTGCTCAGCGGGGCGCTCGATGGCTACGTACAGTGGCAAGAGCACACCCAGCAAACCTGGGTGTTAACAGCCAAGGGAGAAGACGTCAATGGTGTGCTGCCCGGGTTCCCGCTGGCGGAGCGGCTGTTGCAAGGGATGGGCGATGGCGGAGCTTTCCCCAGGGGGAATCGCGCTGCCCTCCAGGCCGAGTTGGGCAGCGGCTTTAGCCTCAACTACGGAGCCCTGCGGCGGGAGCAGGCGGTTGATTTAGCCGATGGCGATGGGGAAGGCGTGGTCACCGTGCTCAGACCGTCGGTGCTGGCGGCCTACCAGCAGCGGCAGGCTGTATTTAGGGCGATCGCCGCAGGTGAGCCCTTAGATAGGGGGGGCACCGCCTCCCTGGAATGGCTGCAACAGCAGGGTTACATCGCCAGCCGAGTCGAGTTAGACTACGGCCTCACCGTGCTGCCCGCCCTGCAAGCCCTAGACTTGGGGGAGGTAGTGACCACCCTGACCAGTGAGCTGATTTTGTCGGGCCAGTGGCGGCAGGTTGACCTCAAACCCTACGACATCCGGGCTGAGGTACCCGATGTTGCCTACGGACGACCCACCATTCTCACCCAGTGCATCCAGCGCATTCGCGATATTTTCCTGAATATGGGCTTCGACGAAATGTCGGGCTACCTGGTGGAGTCGGCCTTTTGGAACTTTGACGCTCTGTTTACCCCCCAGGATCACCCGGCCCGCGAGGTGCAGGATACGTTTTATTTGGCTAACCCCCAGACTTTGCCCCTGCCCTCAGATCGGGCGTTAGTGCGGGGCGTTAGGCAGGTTCATGAAGCCAACTACGGCGGCAATTGGACGGAGGCTGAGGCCAGCCGCGCCATTCTGCGCGCCCACACCACCACCTCTACCGCCCGCCGTCTGCACCAGCTCCAGGGCAAAGACGGCAAATATTTCTCTATCGATCGCGTGTTTCGCAACGAAACGGTCGATCGCACCCACCTGGCTGAGTTCCACCAGATCGAAGGCGTGGTGGTGGGCGAACTGCTCAGCGTGCGTACCCTGATGGGCTACCTGACCTATTTCTACGAGCGCTTGGGCTTCAAAGATCTCAAGTTTAAGCCCACCTACAACCCCTACACGGAGCCGTCGCTGGAGGTGTTTGCCTACCATCCGCCCAGCGATCGCTACATTGAAGTCGGCAACTCGGGCCTATTTCGCCAAGAAATGCTCGCGCCCCTCGGCTGCGGTGAAAAAGCTACCGTTGCCTGGGGGCTCGGTCTAGAGCGCATCGCGATGCTGCTCTACGGGGTAGAAAAGCTCTCTGACCTGATCGGCCCTGACATTCAGCTTTGA